The Polynucleobacter necessarius genome window below encodes:
- a CDS encoding polyprenyl synthetase family protein — protein sequence MTSTVKINALSQILAPIALDFKALDEVMRQRLTSKVALIDQISTYIIQAGGKRVRPALLMLVAKALANGQETPHTLEMSAVVEFIHTATLLHDDVVDESTLRRGRETANAAFGNAASVLVGDFLYSRAFQMMVRPNDLRVMQILSDATNTIAEGEVLQLLNMNDPEVDEASYLQVIRYKTAKLFEASTELGAILANASDTQRERAAAFGRHIGTAFQLMDDLLDYTANAAQMGKNAGDDLREGKPTLPLIYLLENGSNEERLLVRATIKQNQDLPDDVFIKILSAVQSSGALDYTQAAAKREADLALSCLKDFPANQASKALQELCTYSLTRQT from the coding sequence ATGACGAGCACTGTCAAAATCAATGCCTTAAGCCAAATTCTGGCCCCAATCGCCTTAGATTTCAAGGCCTTAGACGAGGTTATGCGTCAGCGTTTGACCTCAAAAGTTGCCTTAATCGATCAAATCTCAACTTATATTATCCAAGCGGGTGGCAAACGGGTTAGACCCGCCCTATTGATGCTTGTAGCCAAAGCTTTGGCCAATGGCCAGGAAACGCCCCACACATTGGAAATGTCTGCTGTCGTGGAATTCATTCATACAGCCACCCTGCTTCATGATGATGTCGTCGACGAATCCACTCTCAGAAGAGGACGTGAGACAGCAAATGCCGCATTCGGCAATGCGGCCAGCGTCTTAGTGGGCGATTTCTTATATTCCCGAGCCTTTCAGATGATGGTGAGGCCTAATGACCTGCGAGTCATGCAAATTCTGTCAGATGCAACCAATACGATTGCTGAAGGTGAGGTACTACAACTCCTCAATATGAATGATCCGGAAGTCGATGAAGCCAGCTACCTTCAAGTGATTCGCTACAAAACTGCCAAACTATTCGAGGCCTCTACCGAACTTGGGGCCATTCTCGCCAACGCTTCAGATACTCAACGCGAGCGGGCAGCAGCATTCGGGCGTCATATCGGCACCGCTTTTCAGTTAATGGATGATCTACTAGATTACACCGCTAACGCAGCTCAAATGGGGAAAAATGCTGGTGATGATTTACGCGAAGGTAAGCCCACATTACCGCTGATTTATTTGCTTGAAAATGGCAGCAATGAAGAGCGCTTATTGGTCCGCGCAACAATTAAACAAAATCAAGACTTACCAGATGATGTGTTTATCAAAATCCTCTCTGCAGTTCAAAGCTCGGGCGCTCTCGATTACACACAAGCAGCCGCTAAACGTGAAGCAGACCTAGCGCTTTCCTGCCTTAAAGACTTCCCAGCAAACCAAGCTAGTAAAGCTCTTCAGGAGCTTTGCACCTACTCTCTGACAAGGCAAACTTAA
- the rplU gene encoding 50S ribosomal protein L21: MYAVIKTGGKQYKVAAGEKLKIEQIPAEIGSEITLGQVLAVGEGASLKLGDPLVNGAAVMATVVSQGRHDKVTIFKMRRRKHYQKHQGHRQNFTEILINTIKA; the protein is encoded by the coding sequence ATGTACGCGGTCATAAAAACCGGTGGCAAACAGTATAAAGTTGCTGCAGGCGAAAAATTGAAAATAGAACAGATACCAGCGGAAATCGGCAGCGAAATCACTCTTGGCCAAGTCCTCGCCGTTGGCGAGGGCGCTTCACTGAAATTAGGTGATCCATTGGTTAATGGTGCAGCTGTGATGGCCACTGTCGTCTCCCAAGGACGACACGATAAAGTGACAATCTTTAAGATGCGCCGTCGCAAGCATTATCAAAAGCACCAAGGCCATCGTCAAAATTTCACTGAAATTTTGATCAACACGATTAAAGCCTAA
- the rpmA gene encoding 50S ribosomal protein L27 — translation MAQKKGGGSTRNGRDSEAKRLGVKVFGGEHIHAGSIIVRQRGTRVHPGANVGIGKDHTLFALIDGQVEFGAKGALKKAQVSVFPRA, via the coding sequence ATGGCACAGAAAAAAGGCGGCGGCTCAACACGAAATGGCCGTGACTCAGAAGCGAAACGCTTAGGCGTTAAGGTGTTTGGCGGCGAGCATATTCATGCTGGCAGCATCATCGTTCGTCAACGAGGCACACGTGTACATCCAGGTGCTAACGTTGGTATTGGCAAAGATCACACTTTGTTTGCTTTGATTGACGGACAAGTGGAATTCGGCGCTAAGGGTGCTTTAAAGAAGGCCCAAGTTTCAGTCTTCCCTCGTGCATAA
- the cgtA gene encoding Obg family GTPase CgtA — MKFIDEARIEVIAGQGGAGSASMRREKFIEFGGPDGGDGGKGGSVWAIADRNINTLIDYRYAKTHIAKNGEPGRGADCYGRAGDDIELRMSVGTIISDYETGEPIADLTTHGERLCLAQGGVGGWGNIHFKSSTNRAPRQKTNGKPGERRKLKLELKVLADVGLLGMPNAGKSTLITAVSNARPKIADYPFTTLHPNLGVVRVGNERSFVIADIPGLIEGAAEGAGLGHRFLRHLQRTGVLLHLVEIAPFDEKVDPVADANAIVNELRKYDEALVEKPRWLVFNKVDMIPEEDRKKVVADFVKKFKWKGPVFEISALTGMGCDKLCYSLQDYLDSVRRDRDDADERAQDPRYQDAAEDKKPD, encoded by the coding sequence ATGAAATTTATAGACGAAGCACGTATTGAAGTAATTGCCGGGCAAGGTGGTGCCGGAAGTGCCTCTATGCGCCGTGAAAAGTTCATTGAATTTGGTGGTCCTGATGGTGGCGATGGTGGCAAAGGCGGAAGTGTCTGGGCTATTGCCGATCGCAATATCAACACTTTGATTGATTATCGTTACGCAAAAACACATATTGCAAAAAATGGTGAGCCGGGTCGTGGAGCTGACTGTTACGGACGCGCTGGCGATGATATTGAATTGCGCATGTCGGTTGGCACCATCATTTCTGACTATGAAACAGGTGAGCCTATTGCTGACTTAACTACGCATGGTGAACGTTTGTGTCTAGCGCAAGGTGGTGTTGGTGGTTGGGGCAATATTCACTTTAAGAGTAGTACTAATCGGGCTCCGCGCCAGAAGACTAATGGCAAGCCTGGTGAACGCCGTAAGTTGAAATTGGAACTTAAGGTATTGGCTGACGTAGGTTTATTGGGCATGCCAAATGCTGGCAAATCTACCTTGATCACTGCGGTTTCTAATGCCCGACCAAAGATTGCGGATTACCCATTCACTACTTTGCATCCAAACTTGGGTGTTGTTCGTGTTGGTAATGAGCGTAGCTTTGTGATTGCGGACATACCGGGGTTGATTGAGGGTGCAGCTGAGGGTGCTGGTTTAGGTCATCGTTTTTTGCGCCACTTGCAACGTACAGGTGTCTTGCTGCATTTGGTTGAGATTGCCCCTTTTGATGAGAAAGTAGATCCAGTAGCGGATGCTAATGCCATCGTCAATGAGTTGCGTAAGTATGATGAGGCTTTGGTTGAGAAGCCACGATGGTTGGTGTTCAATAAAGTCGACATGATCCCAGAGGAAGATCGTAAAAAAGTGGTTGCCGACTTTGTTAAAAAGTTTAAGTGGAAGGGGCCTGTTTTTGAGATTTCCGCTTTAACTGGTATGGGCTGCGATAAGCTCTGCTACTCTTTGCAGGATTACTTAGACTCTGTACGTCGTGATCGAGATGATGCTGATGAGCGCGCTCAAGATCCTCGGTATCAAGACGCTGCAGAGGATAAAAAACCAGATTAA
- a CDS encoding CNP1-like family protein produces the protein MQAEARTQAQYEGIRCDSFQWRLDGIFDNSPWRENPLSSWKTIQSNIPNRYQAALAQGAFCNFNLQEKNIKTILQSRNPNGFTGGTKPSHSYSIIH, from the coding sequence ATCCAAGCGGAAGCGCGCACGCAAGCGCAATATGAAGGTATTCGCTGTGATTCATTTCAATGGCGCCTTGATGGCATCTTTGACAATAGTCCTTGGAGGGAGAATCCATTATCCAGCTGGAAAACAATACAAAGCAATATCCCCAATCGCTATCAAGCCGCTCTAGCGCAGGGTGCTTTTTGCAATTTCAATTTACAAGAAAAAAATATCAAAACAATTCTGCAATCACGCAACCCAAATGGATTTACTGGCGGCACTAAGCCAAGCCATTCATATAGCATCATTCACTAA
- a CDS encoding RNA pyrophosphohydrolase, translated as MLDREGYRPNVGIVLLNSRNEIFWGKRVGQHSWQFPQGGIQHGESPEQAMYRELQEEVGLLPEHVQIIGRTRDWLRYDVPEEYLRRQNSTRVHRAAYRGQKQIWFLLRLAGLDSDIQLRASEHPEFDAWRWVPFWIPLDSVIGFKREVYQLALSELARYLARGIRRQQLAWGTPLNLIQSFYGNSQERSKEENPKVKSQ; from the coding sequence ATGCTTGACCGTGAGGGGTATCGCCCGAATGTCGGCATTGTCCTCCTTAACAGCCGTAACGAGATTTTCTGGGGAAAACGCGTTGGGCAGCATTCGTGGCAGTTCCCACAGGGTGGGATTCAGCATGGTGAGAGCCCTGAACAGGCTATGTACCGCGAATTGCAAGAGGAGGTTGGCTTACTGCCGGAGCATGTCCAAATTATTGGACGCACTAGGGATTGGCTTCGCTACGATGTCCCTGAGGAATACTTGCGCCGCCAAAACTCTACTCGTGTACATCGGGCAGCTTATCGTGGACAAAAGCAAATATGGTTTCTGCTTCGTCTGGCTGGGTTAGACAGCGATATCCAATTACGCGCTTCAGAACATCCCGAATTTGATGCTTGGCGTTGGGTCCCATTTTGGATTCCATTAGATTCAGTAATTGGCTTCAAGCGTGAAGTTTATCAATTGGCGCTATCAGAGTTAGCGCGCTATCTTGCTCGAGGCATCAGGAGGCAACAACTTGCCTGGGGAACACCTCTTAATCTCATTCAATCTTTTTACGGCAACTCTCAAGAGCGCTCTAAAGAAGAAAACCCAAAAGTCAAATCTCAATGA
- a CDS encoding proline--tRNA ligase, producing the protein MKASQSFLATLKETPSDAEVVSHKLMVRAGLIRKLSAGVYNYLPLGLKVIRKVENIIREEMNRAGAIELLMPMIQPAELWQETGRWEKMGPELLRIKDRHDRDFLIQPTSEEVITDLVRNELKSYKQLPVNFYQIQTKFRDERRPRFGIMRGREFSMKDAYSFDRDAEGLKKSYQIMLDAYTRIFKRMGLKFRAVTADNGAIGGSGSQEFHVIADTGEDAIVYCPNSDYAANLEAAESLALNASRATASCAMTKVPTPEKTNCADVAQFLNIPLQSTVKSLLFAVDQENGPAKLFMLLVRGDHELNEVKAGKIPGMAESRFATEAEIKQACNAIAGYLGPVGISADVTVVADRTVANMADFVCGANDADHHLTGVNWGRDLPEPLVMDIRNAVIGDPSPDGKGVVDICRGIEVGHVFQLGTRYSEAMCCTYLDQQGKAQLMVMGCYGVGVTRLLGAAIEQGHDEKGIIWPISMAPFEVVICPMGYDKSEAVRAACDQLHEELLNAGIDVILDDRNERPGAMFADWELVGAPFRVVIGDRGLADSQVEFKGRTDADAQNIPLAQIKEKVISAIQAAKNLVG; encoded by the coding sequence ATGAAAGCCTCACAATCATTTCTCGCTACGCTAAAAGAAACTCCCTCCGATGCTGAGGTGGTTTCGCACAAACTGATGGTGCGTGCAGGACTCATTCGCAAACTTAGTGCGGGCGTCTACAACTACCTACCTCTCGGTTTAAAGGTCATCCGTAAGGTGGAAAACATTATTCGCGAAGAGATGAACCGTGCTGGCGCGATTGAGTTATTGATGCCGATGATTCAGCCTGCTGAATTGTGGCAAGAGACTGGGCGTTGGGAAAAGATGGGTCCAGAGTTACTTCGCATCAAGGATCGTCATGATCGCGATTTTTTAATTCAGCCGACTTCTGAAGAAGTCATTACTGATTTAGTGCGCAATGAACTTAAGAGCTACAAACAGTTGCCCGTCAATTTTTATCAAATTCAGACGAAGTTCCGTGACGAGCGTCGCCCTCGTTTTGGCATCATGCGTGGTCGTGAATTTAGTATGAAAGATGCGTACTCATTTGATCGTGATGCCGAGGGACTTAAGAAGTCTTATCAAATTATGCTTGATGCCTATACACGGATCTTCAAGCGTATGGGGTTAAAGTTTCGTGCCGTGACTGCAGATAATGGCGCTATTGGCGGCTCTGGTAGCCAAGAGTTTCATGTGATTGCAGATACTGGAGAAGATGCAATTGTGTATTGCCCCAATTCTGATTATGCCGCCAATTTAGAGGCCGCTGAATCTTTAGCACTGAATGCATCTCGTGCCACAGCCTCTTGTGCAATGACCAAGGTGCCAACACCAGAGAAAACAAACTGTGCAGATGTTGCTCAGTTCTTGAATATTCCTCTTCAATCAACGGTGAAATCGCTATTGTTTGCAGTTGATCAAGAAAATGGGCCAGCAAAACTCTTTATGTTATTGGTTCGCGGAGATCATGAGCTTAATGAAGTGAAAGCAGGTAAGATTCCTGGAATGGCGGAGTCCCGTTTTGCTACCGAAGCAGAAATCAAGCAAGCTTGTAATGCAATAGCTGGTTATTTGGGACCAGTTGGTATAAGTGCTGATGTAACTGTTGTTGCTGATCGTACCGTAGCCAATATGGCTGATTTTGTTTGCGGTGCAAATGATGCAGATCATCATTTGACTGGGGTGAATTGGGGTCGAGATTTGCCTGAGCCATTGGTAATGGATATCCGAAATGCAGTGATTGGTGACCCTTCGCCTGACGGAAAAGGTGTTGTGGATATTTGTCGTGGAATAGAAGTGGGTCACGTGTTCCAATTAGGAACACGCTACTCAGAGGCAATGTGTTGCACTTATTTGGATCAACAGGGGAAAGCCCAGCTAATGGTAATGGGCTGTTACGGTGTTGGCGTGACGCGTTTACTTGGCGCAGCAATTGAGCAAGGGCATGATGAGAAAGGCATTATTTGGCCAATTTCCATGGCGCCTTTTGAGGTCGTGATTTGCCCAATGGGTTATGACAAGTCAGAGGCTGTCAGAGCTGCATGCGATCAATTGCATGAAGAGTTATTGAATGCGGGTATTGACGTCATTTTAGATGATCGTAATGAACGTCCAGGAGCGATGTTTGCTGATTGGGAATTAGTCGGAGCACCATTCCGGGTGGTGATTGGCGATCGTGGTTTGGCAGATTCTCAAGTCGAATTTAAGGGTCGCACTGATGCTGACGCTCAAAATATTCCGTTGGCGCAAATCAAAGAGAAAGTGATTTCTGCGATTCAAGCAGCAAAGAACTTGGTGGGCTAA
- the ffh gene encoding signal recognition particle protein, with amino-acid sequence MLKNLTDRLSRVVKTMRGQARLTEANTAEMLREIRLALLEADVALPVVKSLLKQIKFKALGEEVVGSLSPGQALVGVVQGELAQVMRGDTNQSGELNLATQPPAVILMAGLQGAGKTTSVGKLAKWLQEKKKKKVLTVSCDVYRPAAIEQLETVTKQVAAEFFPSNVHQKPNDIALAALDWAKRHYFDVVLVDTAGRLGIDEALMQEIKTLHASLNPIETLFVVDAMLGQDAVNTAKAFHEALPLTGVILTKLDGDSRGGAALSVRQVTGVPLKFIGVAEKMDGLEAFDAERMANRILGMGDILALIEQAQQHVDVAKAEKLATKISKGGFDLEDFRDQLMQMQKMGGMASLMDRLPSQMGQAASKTNLSNADQQTIRMRGIIDSMTPQERRKPELLKASRKRRIAAGSGVEVQEVNRLLAQFEQMQTMMKQFKGGKMARTMASMAAKGAAKGLGGLLKK; translated from the coding sequence ATGCTAAAAAACCTCACCGACCGCCTATCTCGCGTTGTGAAAACGATGCGTGGCCAAGCCCGCCTTACTGAGGCGAACACCGCAGAAATGCTGCGAGAAATCCGTCTGGCCTTGTTGGAGGCTGACGTAGCGCTTCCAGTGGTGAAGTCTTTACTCAAGCAAATTAAATTTAAAGCCCTTGGTGAGGAAGTGGTTGGAAGTCTGAGCCCTGGCCAAGCGCTGGTAGGTGTAGTCCAAGGGGAACTCGCTCAAGTAATGCGCGGTGATACCAATCAAAGTGGCGAGCTCAATTTAGCCACGCAGCCCCCAGCAGTAATCTTGATGGCTGGTTTACAGGGTGCTGGTAAAACCACATCTGTTGGTAAGCTGGCCAAATGGCTTCAAGAAAAGAAGAAAAAGAAGGTACTAACAGTTTCTTGTGACGTCTATCGTCCTGCAGCTATTGAGCAATTAGAAACGGTTACCAAGCAGGTTGCTGCTGAATTTTTCCCAAGCAATGTTCATCAAAAGCCCAATGACATTGCACTTGCGGCTTTAGATTGGGCAAAACGCCATTATTTTGATGTTGTCTTAGTCGATACGGCAGGTCGCCTTGGTATCGATGAAGCGCTGATGCAAGAAATTAAAACCTTGCATGCTAGCCTAAACCCAATCGAGACCTTATTTGTTGTCGACGCCATGCTGGGTCAAGATGCCGTCAACACAGCGAAGGCTTTCCATGAGGCTCTACCACTCACAGGCGTCATTCTGACCAAACTTGATGGAGACTCTCGTGGCGGTGCTGCGCTTTCTGTTCGTCAAGTGACTGGTGTGCCACTCAAATTTATCGGCGTTGCCGAAAAAATGGATGGTCTTGAAGCCTTTGATGCTGAACGCATGGCCAATCGTATCTTGGGTATGGGCGATATTCTGGCTTTGATTGAACAAGCCCAACAACACGTTGACGTCGCTAAAGCAGAAAAGTTAGCGACGAAGATTTCTAAGGGCGGGTTTGATCTGGAGGACTTTCGCGATCAGCTCATGCAGATGCAAAAGATGGGTGGCATGGCCAGCTTAATGGATAGGCTACCAAGCCAAATGGGGCAAGCAGCCTCTAAAACCAATCTCAGCAATGCCGATCAACAGACCATCCGAATGCGCGGCATTATTGACAGCATGACACCTCAGGAACGAAGAAAGCCTGAATTGTTAAAGGCCAGTCGCAAACGTCGTATTGCTGCAGGTTCAGGCGTAGAAGTGCAAGAAGTCAATCGTCTGCTAGCTCAATTTGAGCAAATGCAAACGATGATGAAGCAATTTAAGGGCGGCAAAATGGCTCGCACCATGGCAAGTATGGCTGCAAAAGGAGCCGCTAAAGGTCTAGGCGGCCTCTTGAAAAAATAA
- a CDS encoding inner membrane protein YpjD: MDILGYLSYGWLPSVLYLVLLLVLSIKTKAGVESGLSSSLVQAAIFVILVIQGMQLHDSVFTSEGFVFDFAQDLSLIAWVGLAFYWFQSWFLPISSLRWMAVMFAMVCAFLPSLFPGVLISPKAVADPWFKGHFFVATVAVGLLSLAAMHAMLMSVQDRALHRQLAIIPNSRFVHWLEELPPLMTMERILFNLLYVGFALLSLTVFSGLLFSQTLFGKPLVFDHKTIFAVISWFLFAGLLLARWQVGLRGRAAIRWVLSAYTALLLAYVGSRFVVEVILQRSS; this comes from the coding sequence ATGGATATTTTAGGTTACCTCAGTTACGGATGGCTTCCTTCCGTACTTTATTTAGTTCTTTTGCTAGTCTTAAGCATAAAAACCAAGGCTGGCGTGGAGTCTGGCCTGTCGTCTTCTCTGGTACAGGCGGCGATTTTTGTCATCCTGGTGATCCAGGGGATGCAACTTCATGATTCTGTTTTCACTTCAGAGGGTTTTGTTTTTGATTTTGCTCAAGATTTATCCCTAATAGCCTGGGTTGGGTTGGCATTTTATTGGTTTCAGTCATGGTTTTTGCCAATCTCCAGTTTGCGCTGGATGGCTGTGATGTTCGCAATGGTTTGCGCATTTCTTCCTAGTCTTTTTCCAGGAGTTTTAATTTCTCCTAAAGCCGTTGCAGATCCTTGGTTTAAGGGGCACTTTTTTGTAGCAACAGTGGCGGTTGGATTGCTGAGTTTGGCGGCCATGCATGCCATGTTGATGAGTGTTCAAGATCGCGCTTTACACCGACAGCTGGCTATTATTCCCAACAGCCGTTTTGTGCATTGGCTGGAAGAGCTTCCGCCTTTGATGACAATGGAACGTATCCTGTTTAACTTGTTATACGTTGGCTTTGCATTGCTTAGTTTGACAGTCTTCTCGGGTTTACTTTTTTCCCAAACGTTGTTTGGGAAGCCTCTCGTGTTTGATCACAAAACTATTTTTGCTGTGATCTCGTGGTTTTTGTTTGCAGGATTGCTTTTGGCTCGTTGGCAGGTAGGTTTACGTGGTAGAGCCGCAATTCGCTGGGTCCTAAGTGCTTATACCGCCTTATTGTTGGCTTATGTCGGTAGTCGTTTTGTCGTTGAAGTGATTCTTCAGAGATCTTCATAA
- the ampD gene encoding 1,6-anhydro-N-acetylmuramyl-L-alanine amidase AmpD: MLKWFLLFLGIGCVYFWVKKQKQAKLRSEESKVSNDNKAKRVGEPEAMVQCQACKVYLPQSNALSHERRFYCSKKHRDTLDSEGWIGNAFWRVSPNQDLRPENTQPDLVVIHHISLPPSEFRNRNFSHCIVDLFHNKLDPNAHPYFAEIADQKVSSHFLINRSGELFQFVSTHNKAWHAGVSSFLGREMCNDFSIGIELEGDGDAPFEDVQYQALVQLIQKLESDYPHLQFAGHSDIAPDRKTDPGIYFDWEKFRKDTQISTEKMPFGLEPR; encoded by the coding sequence TTGCTGAAGTGGTTTTTACTATTCCTCGGTATAGGTTGTGTTTACTTCTGGGTGAAGAAGCAAAAGCAGGCCAAACTCAGGTCAGAGGAATCGAAAGTATCGAATGATAATAAGGCCAAGCGGGTTGGCGAGCCGGAAGCAATGGTGCAATGTCAAGCCTGTAAAGTGTATTTGCCTCAATCAAATGCACTTAGTCATGAAAGGCGTTTTTATTGTTCAAAAAAACATCGCGATACCTTGGATTCTGAGGGGTGGATTGGCAATGCTTTTTGGCGTGTATCTCCAAATCAAGACCTCAGACCAGAAAACACCCAGCCTGATTTGGTTGTTATTCATCACATCAGTCTTCCACCAAGCGAGTTCCGTAATCGCAACTTTAGTCATTGCATAGTAGATCTTTTTCACAATAAGCTGGACCCAAATGCACATCCGTACTTTGCGGAGATTGCCGATCAAAAGGTATCAAGTCATTTTCTGATAAATCGATCTGGTGAGTTGTTCCAGTTTGTGTCAACCCATAACAAGGCCTGGCATGCGGGTGTTTCATCATTTCTTGGTAGAGAAATGTGCAATGACTTTTCTATTGGAATTGAGTTAGAAGGTGATGGTGATGCGCCATTTGAGGATGTTCAATACCAAGCGTTAGTACAACTTATTCAAAAATTAGAGAGCGACTATCCTCATCTGCAATTCGCAGGGCATAGCGATATTGCACCCGATCGCAAAACTGATCCCGGAATTTATTTTGATTGGGAAAAGTTCCGAAAAGATACGCAAATTTCGACAGAAAAAATGCCTTTTGGCCTAGAGCCTCGATAA